The genomic segment TTAATGATACCGTTGGCAGCCTTGTCGGCGTGATTCTTCTCATCGCCGTCTACGATGTTGCCGTAAAACAATTAGGGCTTCTCTGGACGGATATTATGGAGGTCGGGGAGATAAAAAAGGGATTTCTCCGACCTGTAGCAGTCTGGCTGATTACTGCAGGGGTCATTTTCGGCCTTTTCGGTGGACTTATTCCGGGTATCCCATCGATTACTGCCGGATGGATATCGACGGCCATAATAATCACAGGAAGTCTTATCCTCTGACCAACTATGAAAGCTTCTGTTTCAATCAGGAACATTTCCTTTACTTATGGCAACAGCACTAAAAAGGCACTGAGAGACCTCTCCGGCGATATGATTGAAGGCGATTTTGTTGCCATCCTGGGTCGTGGCGGGGCGGGAAAGTCTACGCTTTGTTATACTTTGAACGGTCTTGTACCCCGTTTTTTCCGTGGAGACTACTCCGGTATAGTAAATGTCATGGGCAGGGAGGCTTACCGGTCCGGTATTGCCGAGATGTCCAGGACAGTAGGCCTCGTTTTGCAGGACTTTGAAACACAGCTCTTTTCTACCAATGTGGAGCTTGAAGTGGCCTTCGGCCCTGAAAATCTCGGGTTGAGTCGTGAAGAAATCGGTCGGAGAATTACGAAATATCTTGCCTTCACCGGCATGGATGTATTGCGCAGCCGCGATTCTTCCAACCTTTCCGGCGGCCAGAAACAACGCCTTGCCATCGCTTCAGTCCTCGCCATGGAATCTCCGGTACTTGTCATGGATGAGCCCACTACCGATCTTGATCCATTAGGGCGACAACACATCCTGGAGCTCTCCCGTCGCCTCAGCGCTCAGGTCAGAACATTGATCGTCGCTGATAACGAGCCGGAAAATGTGATCCATGCCGATTGGATCTGGCTCCTGAAAGATGGGGAATTAGTAGCCGTTGACAGGCCCGGCAGGATTCTCACCGACATCGCCCTTCTTGAATCGTGCGGAGTTATGGTGTTGCCTACCGTAGCGCTTTTTCACGCCATGAAATGGCCCGGCACACCGCTGACAGGTGATGAAGCCATCTCCCTCATCGAAGAGAAACGTCTTGCCATACCGAAAGGAAAGCATTTATTTTCTACACCTGTGACGCCGAAAGGCAACGGAGCAGTTCTGGAAGCAAAAGACCTCTGTTTCCGTTACCCTGCAGCAGGCACAAAGGCATTGGAGAATATTAATTTCAAGGTCAGCGAGGGGGAATTTGTAGCAATCCTCGGTCAGAACGGGTCAGGCAAGACAACGCTGGCGAAGCACTTCAATGGAATTTTCAAACCGACTTCAGGGAAGATGTTTGTGAAAGGAAAGCCTACGGAGGCAATAAATCGTCGCGACCTTGCCCGGACCGTTGGCTATGTCTTTCAAAATCCCGATCATCAGATTTTTGCAAACACCGTGAAAGAGGAAGTGGCATTCGGCCTCAGGACTCTCGGCGAAAGCCCGGAAACGGTGGACCAACGGGTTGAGGAAGCCCTGGCAATAACAGGTCTCACAGGATACGAAGATAGATCACCCTTTCTC from the Pseudomonadota bacterium genome contains:
- a CDS encoding ABC transporter ATP-binding protein, coding for MKASVSIRNISFTYGNSTKKALRDLSGDMIEGDFVAILGRGGAGKSTLCYTLNGLVPRFFRGDYSGIVNVMGREAYRSGIAEMSRTVGLVLQDFETQLFSTNVELEVAFGPENLGLSREEIGRRITKYLAFTGMDVLRSRDSSNLSGGQKQRLAIASVLAMESPVLVMDEPTTDLDPLGRQHILELSRRLSAQVRTLIVADNEPENVIHADWIWLLKDGELVAVDRPGRILTDIALLESCGVMVLPTVALFHAMKWPGTPLTGDEAISLIEEKRLAIPKGKHLFSTPVTPKGNGAVLEAKDLCFRYPAAGTKALENINFKVSEGEFVAILGQNGSGKTTLAKHFNGIFKPTSGKMFVKGKPTEAINRRDLARTVGYVFQNPDHQIFANTVKEEVAFGLRTLGESPETVDQRVEEALAITGLTGYEDRSPFLLTKGERQRVAVASVLSVKPEVIILDEPTTGLDYAFQRETMEMLKEINLRGHTIIIITHAMWIAESYATRTVIMGNGRIIADGKTRRVFADEGVLAEASLSPSPLVRLSNYLGAGALTLQGLIQELIS